GTCGGCAGAGCGGACATTGCGGACTTTCAGGGCTGTCAAATAAAGAGTCCGCTTTGGATTAAAGTTTTAAGTCTTACAGACTAATCGTCGCCACTGGCCCGGCGAAATTCCATAGCCAGCTTTGAATTGCCGCGTCATGTGCGACTGGTCACTGAAACCTGCCCGCACGGCAGCATCAACCAAGGATGCACCGGCTGCGATGTCGCCTCGCACCTGATCTAAACGACGCATTGTCAGGTACCGATATGGGCTTGTTCCAAACGCCTTTCTAAACTGGCGGGACAGTGAATATCGGTCCAGGCCAGTGACTTTTTCCAACTGTTCAGAATGAACAGCTTGATCAAGGTTGCCGTCCAAATACTCTTTCGCCCGATTGGTCGCCGTGAAGTCTATCAAAGACCGCGTGGTTCGCTGAGCGGATTCATCGTTGGCAAGCAAACCATCCGCCAGCAACACTGTCAGCTCGTCCATTGCCACTTTCTCCAGCAAAGTATCCATATCAGTAAAAGCGGCATGGATCGCTTGCATCAAACGCGGATCAGTCAGAACAGCTTTACGCAAAAACGGAAGTGCGCTTGCCTGCCGCCCCAGGGCGTCACGCACCAACGAAGGTTCAACATACAGCATTCGATAGTGAAATCCGGCTGCTGTTCCAGCCTCGCCCGTATGAAATTCGTCGGGGTGAAGGACGATCACCTGTCCAGCGACACTGTCAGTACGCGCACCACGATAGCTAAAGCTCTGGACGCCCTTGATTGTGTATCCGATCGAATAAGTATCATGGCGATGCGGAGCATATGCCTCTCCAGAGAAATACGCCTCAATCCTTTGGATGCCGGTTTGCCACGGCGCCGCCACCACCCAATCATTCGCGCACGATCGTTCAAGACCCGGTGTCAGGCCGTGTGATCTTACTTCGTCGGGTCGTCGGTTGCTTTGAATGAAAAGCCTCCTGATGGCTTCGAAAATTTACTCGCAACACTACCTGGAAGGAAATCATCAATGAAGTCAGTAAATCTCTCGGAAAAGTTGGCGCATTTTTCGACGCATTGGGAGCCTCATGTCGTCGCTGACTACAACGAAAACGAGGTTATGGTAGTCAAGTTTGTCGGTGAATATCCTTTCCACAAACATGACAGCACAGATGATTTTTTCTACGTCCTGGAAGGCGAGATGCAGATGGACATTGAGGGGGAACCATCGCACACGGTCCAGGCGGGCGAATTGTTCATTGTGCCGAAGGGCGTGGTTCATCGGCCACGGGCACACAGCGAAGTAAAAGTGCTGCTGATCGAACCCAAAGGGGAACCCAATTCCGGTGACTCGGATCGTGAAGCTGCGCCGAAGACCCGTATCTGATTTATTTTGGTGGCGGGTTAGCTGACGTTCATGCCCGCCGCAGCATCCGTAAAAAGGGCTCACACCGGACTTGCGGCGATGCGGCGGCGGCACCCCAGGTCGATGACCGCCTCGCCCCCACCGCCAGATGACGCTAGGCAGCCCTGAGCGGACATCGGTTCTCGACAGAGCGGAGGGCGACTTCCGGCATCTAGGTTTTTCAAACGGCAGAAAGCTGGCGGAGCCAATTGCACGCTTCTACGACACGCCTTCTGGTCACAAAATTGCCCTAACCTCTCGATAAGAGATGGGCACATCAAGTTTAGATTTGGAGATATTCATGCCCCACCTATAGAGGTGGTCGCGGAAATTCGGACCAGTCGTTAAGGTGGATCGCATGACGAAAGAAGTGAT
This genomic stretch from Phaeobacter gallaeciensis harbors:
- a CDS encoding cupin domain-containing protein: MKSVNLSEKLAHFSTHWEPHVVADYNENEVMVVKFVGEYPFHKHDSTDDFFYVLEGEMQMDIEGEPSHTVQAGELFIVPKGVVHRPRAHSEVKVLLIEPKGEPNSGDSDREAAPKTRI
- a CDS encoding AraC family transcriptional regulator, coding for MAAPWQTGIQRIEAYFSGEAYAPHRHDTYSIGYTIKGVQSFSYRGARTDSVAGQVIVLHPDEFHTGEAGTAAGFHYRMLYVEPSLVRDALGRQASALPFLRKAVLTDPRLMQAIHAAFTDMDTLLEKVAMDELTVLLADGLLANDESAQRTTRSLIDFTATNRAKEYLDGNLDQAVHSEQLEKVTGLDRYSLSRQFRKAFGTSPYRYLTMRRLDQVRGDIAAGASLVDAAVRAGFSDQSHMTRQFKAGYGISPGQWRRLVCKT